From a region of the Bradyrhizobium diazoefficiens genome:
- a CDS encoding DUF2336 domain-containing protein yields MTKSLFPGFDGLMSLSRREGVDVRPTLLRVLTDLYVQKSTHSEDEQRQFVELATRLIDQVDDATRAAVKARLAIYPQTPVPVLQKLGLVAAQEGRRVPLARAIPAPVPAPSPARTPSEAELRLASNMAMQPKDAAEIHDMFFRAGAAERALILHNLAQTPLKAAPRIPSARAKRAIQILEMAAIAGDVENFTLELGDSLILPSRVAAQIVDDAGGEALAVAARALDMPSPAFQRMLLFFKPEIGTSVNEVYRLSRLYDRLSDRSALVMLAAWRGSTLAVTRAKYQPSLHDGERQRARAGASQTRPDVQPGSSPAVRQRTGGSSDR; encoded by the coding sequence ATGACCAAATCGCTGTTTCCCGGATTCGACGGGCTGATGTCGCTCTCCCGTCGCGAAGGCGTCGATGTTCGGCCGACGCTGCTGCGCGTGCTGACCGACCTTTACGTCCAGAAGAGCACCCACAGCGAGGACGAACAGCGGCAATTCGTCGAGCTCGCGACGCGGCTGATCGACCAGGTCGACGATGCCACGCGCGCAGCCGTCAAGGCGCGGCTCGCAATCTATCCGCAGACGCCTGTCCCGGTTCTCCAGAAGCTCGGACTGGTCGCCGCACAGGAAGGCCGCAGGGTTCCGCTGGCGCGCGCAATCCCCGCTCCCGTGCCCGCCCCCTCGCCCGCCCGCACGCCGAGCGAGGCCGAGCTGCGCCTGGCCTCGAACATGGCGATGCAGCCGAAGGACGCCGCCGAGATCCACGACATGTTCTTCCGCGCCGGCGCCGCCGAGCGCGCGCTGATCCTGCACAATCTGGCGCAGACCCCGCTGAAGGCCGCGCCCCGGATTCCGAGCGCGCGTGCCAAGCGCGCGATTCAGATCCTGGAGATGGCGGCGATCGCGGGCGACGTCGAGAACTTCACCCTGGAGCTCGGCGACAGCCTGATCCTGCCCTCGCGCGTCGCGGCCCAGATCGTCGACGATGCCGGCGGCGAAGCGCTCGCGGTCGCCGCGCGCGCGCTCGACATGCCGAGCCCGGCCTTCCAGCGCATGCTGCTGTTCTTCAAGCCGGAGATCGGCACGTCCGTGAACGAGGTGTACCGGCTGTCGCGGCTGTACGACCGCCTCAGCGACCGCTCCGCGCTGGTGATGCTGGCGGCCTGGCGCGGCTCGACGCTCGCCGTCACCCGCGCCAAGTACCAGCCGTCGCTGCACGACGGCGAGCGCCAGCGTGCACGCGCCGGCGCGAGCCAGACGCGGCCGGACGTGCAGCCCGGCTCCAGCCCGGCGGTGCGTCAGCGCACCGGCGGGTCGTCGGATCGGTAG
- a CDS encoding CHAT domain-containing tetratricopeptide repeat protein, with product MALAVLLGSSGSAVALTKEAAIENCRMTVGKPIVRACMQAQGGRKAGADIEACRAKASPQVRACVMAALNAANGRANVAVELPKEVAPKLDPGTALPQDFVAPPRTISDITAILDGEKPDAKLIAELKSDAESTPTGKESREDLAQFYFDRANARAQLGRLAESIADASKAVEIGRGAVAPNMMGRLMQLLSLQYAAAGDPKRSLEVIHRLLRETASQPGAKGYQLGANRSVVGNLIQMGDVSQAEAYLRRTQAAIQEARTSGLPGWRTSYARLGQNWEGELEATRAMIFEARGQFAQAEAAYRIAEQRKRAGMKGVMDSDNPPAETILLQALDNLVLSQARMKARQGRLAEAEVDARRALLSRLKDTGKYHPVTPRYVMGLAGILVEQGRYEEAEQLGRVALEINRTVGVPDDSQSTVQLVERLAGILTLERKHAEANELFAHIDRAIANWEPQRRQVFELNPSRILSLYNAGQLDAGIAAAEQLVKKQVARVGENHFDAAAARGTLAIGLMRARRDADAIREFKAAIAVMMAGANDNADDENTTVVAARSQRLQIIVESYLILLARAEGTGKDVGEETFSLADAIRGHSVQQALAASSARAAAKDPALAELVRKEQDLSKQVNAQLGTLNNVLALPGTERDDKGVAQIQASIAALRGQRDKARQEIKQKFPIYADLVSPKPPSVAEIRATLADNEAMLSFYFGQNASFVWAVPKSGPVAFAAVRAKIGDIETKIRKLREALEPQAAMISDIPPFDLKLAHELYALLLQPVESAWKPAKSLIVVTNGALGLLPLSLLPTAPAEVAADEDPLFTGYRNVPWLARTHAVSTVPSAAALRTLRQLPPGKPGRGDLVAFGDPYFNRDQEAEAEGGEGKVQIADAGGNLTRGGPLKRRNSPKLDGVDSAELGLLPRLPDTADELKSIALALQADPSKVLFLGKSATESAVKTMNLSGFRIIAFATHGLVPGELNGLTQPALALSSPAVTGESGDGLLTMEEILGLKLDADWVILSACNTGAGAGAGAEAASGLGRAFFYAGTRALLVTNWSVHSQSARQLVTDLFKRQADDPNLSRSEALRQAAMALVDGPGYLNSEGKTEFAYAHPLFWAPYTIIGDGGLR from the coding sequence TTGGCTCTTGCCGTTCTGCTCGGGTCGTCCGGGTCGGCCGTCGCCTTGACCAAGGAAGCCGCGATCGAGAATTGCCGGATGACGGTTGGCAAGCCGATCGTGCGGGCGTGCATGCAGGCCCAGGGAGGCCGCAAGGCCGGCGCAGATATCGAGGCTTGCCGTGCCAAGGCCTCGCCGCAGGTCAGGGCCTGCGTGATGGCGGCGCTCAACGCTGCCAACGGCCGGGCCAACGTCGCCGTTGAGCTTCCAAAGGAGGTCGCGCCCAAGCTGGATCCTGGCACGGCTCTGCCTCAGGATTTCGTCGCTCCGCCGCGCACCATCTCCGACATCACGGCCATTCTCGACGGAGAGAAGCCCGACGCAAAGCTCATTGCGGAGTTGAAGTCAGACGCGGAGTCGACGCCCACGGGAAAGGAATCGCGCGAGGATCTCGCGCAATTCTATTTCGACCGCGCCAATGCGCGTGCGCAGCTCGGGCGGCTCGCCGAATCCATCGCCGATGCCAGCAAGGCCGTCGAGATCGGCCGCGGTGCGGTCGCGCCCAACATGATGGGCCGGCTGATGCAACTCCTGTCGCTGCAATATGCTGCGGCCGGCGATCCAAAGCGGTCGCTCGAGGTCATCCACCGATTGTTGCGTGAGACGGCCAGCCAGCCAGGTGCCAAGGGATATCAATTGGGCGCCAACCGGTCGGTTGTCGGCAACCTCATCCAGATGGGGGACGTCAGCCAGGCCGAAGCCTATCTGCGCCGCACCCAGGCGGCGATCCAGGAAGCGCGCACCAGTGGCCTGCCGGGCTGGCGCACCTCCTACGCGCGCTTGGGGCAGAACTGGGAAGGGGAGCTCGAAGCTACGCGAGCGATGATCTTCGAAGCGCGCGGGCAGTTCGCGCAGGCCGAGGCCGCCTATCGCATCGCCGAGCAGCGCAAGCGCGCGGGCATGAAGGGCGTCATGGACTCCGACAATCCGCCGGCGGAAACTATCCTGCTGCAGGCGCTCGATAACCTCGTGCTCAGTCAGGCCCGCATGAAGGCGCGGCAGGGCCGGCTTGCCGAAGCGGAGGTCGACGCCCGACGCGCGCTGTTGTCCAGATTGAAGGACACCGGCAAATACCACCCCGTGACGCCGCGCTACGTGATGGGGCTGGCCGGAATCCTCGTCGAGCAGGGCCGCTACGAGGAAGCCGAGCAATTGGGCCGTGTCGCCCTGGAGATCAACAGGACGGTCGGCGTGCCCGACGATTCCCAATCGACGGTGCAGTTGGTCGAGCGGCTCGCCGGCATTCTGACGCTGGAGCGCAAGCATGCCGAGGCGAACGAGCTGTTCGCACACATCGACCGGGCGATCGCCAATTGGGAGCCGCAGCGCCGCCAGGTGTTCGAACTCAATCCGTCTCGCATCCTCTCGCTCTACAATGCCGGACAGCTGGACGCCGGCATTGCCGCCGCCGAGCAGCTCGTGAAGAAGCAGGTCGCTCGGGTGGGGGAAAACCACTTCGATGCCGCCGCGGCGCGCGGCACGCTGGCCATCGGCCTGATGCGTGCGCGGCGCGATGCCGATGCGATCCGCGAGTTCAAGGCCGCCATTGCGGTCATGATGGCGGGAGCCAACGATAACGCCGATGACGAGAACACGACCGTGGTGGCGGCGCGCAGCCAGCGGCTGCAGATCATCGTCGAGAGCTATCTGATACTGCTCGCCAGGGCCGAAGGCACCGGCAAGGACGTCGGCGAAGAGACGTTCAGCCTCGCAGATGCCATCCGTGGTCACTCGGTGCAGCAGGCGCTGGCGGCCTCGAGTGCGCGTGCGGCAGCAAAGGATCCAGCGCTCGCCGAGCTCGTCCGCAAGGAGCAGGATCTGAGCAAGCAGGTCAACGCCCAGCTCGGCACACTCAACAACGTGCTCGCGCTCCCCGGGACCGAACGGGACGACAAGGGTGTTGCGCAAATCCAGGCCTCGATCGCGGCATTGCGCGGGCAGCGCGACAAGGCGCGCCAGGAGATCAAGCAGAAGTTCCCGATTTACGCCGATCTCGTCTCGCCCAAGCCGCCGAGTGTCGCCGAGATCCGTGCCACGCTGGCCGACAACGAGGCGATGCTGTCGTTCTATTTCGGCCAGAACGCCAGCTTCGTCTGGGCCGTGCCGAAGTCCGGGCCGGTGGCGTTTGCCGCGGTGCGGGCGAAGATCGGTGACATCGAGACGAAGATCCGCAAGCTGCGGGAAGCGCTCGAGCCGCAGGCTGCGATGATCTCCGACATTCCGCCATTCGACCTCAAGCTCGCCCATGAGCTCTACGCGCTGCTGCTGCAGCCGGTCGAGAGCGCATGGAAGCCGGCCAAGAGCCTGATCGTCGTCACCAACGGCGCGCTGGGATTGTTGCCGCTGTCGTTGTTGCCGACGGCACCGGCAGAAGTGGCAGCCGACGAGGATCCGCTGTTCACCGGTTATCGCAACGTGCCGTGGCTGGCGCGAACCCATGCCGTATCCACGGTGCCGTCGGCGGCGGCATTGCGCACGCTGCGGCAGTTGCCGCCGGGCAAGCCCGGCCGCGGCGACCTCGTGGCCTTCGGCGATCCCTATTTCAACAGGGATCAGGAAGCCGAGGCCGAAGGCGGCGAAGGAAAGGTTCAGATCGCCGACGCCGGCGGAAACCTCACGCGCGGCGGGCCCCTCAAGCGGCGCAACAGTCCGAAGCTCGATGGCGTCGACAGCGCCGAGCTCGGTTTGCTGCCCCGGCTTCCCGATACCGCGGACGAGCTGAAATCGATCGCACTGGCGCTGCAGGCCGATCCCTCGAAAGTGCTGTTTCTGGGCAAGAGCGCAACCGAAAGCGCCGTGAAGACCATGAATCTCTCCGGCTTCAGGATCATCGCCTTTGCCACCCACGGTCTTGTCCCGGGCGAGCTGAACGGGCTAACCCAGCCGGCGCTTGCGCTGTCCTCGCCGGCGGTGACGGGCGAGAGCGGTGACGGTCTTCTGACCATGGAGGAGATCCTCGGCCTGAAGCTGGATGCAGACTGGGTCATCCTGTCGGCCTGCAACACCGGTGCCGGTGCCGGCGCAGGGGCCGAGGCGGCATCCGGGCTCGGCCGGGCGTTCTTCTATGCCGGAACACGCGCGCTGCTGGTGACGAACTGGTCGGTGCATTCGCAGTCGGCGCGGCAACTCGTGACCGACCTGTTCAAGCGGCAGGCCGACGATCCAAACTTGTCGCGCAGCGAAGCGTTGCGTCAGGCGGCGATGGCCCTCGTCGATGGTCCCGGCTATCTCAACAGCGAGGGCAAGACCGAGTTTGCCTATGCGCATCCGCTGTTCTGGGCGCCGTACACGATCATCGGCGACGGCGGCTTGCGGTGA
- the arsC gene encoding arsenate reductase (glutaredoxin) (This arsenate reductase requires both glutathione and glutaredoxin to convert arsenate to arsenite, after which the efflux transporter formed by ArsA and ArsB can extrude the arsenite from the cell, providing resistance.): MTVTIYHNPDCGTSRNTLAMIRQSGVEPVVVEYLKTPPSREKLIELIKAMGTSARALLREKGTPFRDLGLDDPKWSDDELIDQMLAHPILINRPIVATPKGTRLCRPSEAVIDLLDGPVGRFVKEDGEVVEAR; encoded by the coding sequence ATGACCGTCACGATCTACCACAACCCCGATTGCGGCACCTCGCGCAACACGCTTGCGATGATCCGGCAGAGCGGCGTCGAACCTGTCGTCGTCGAATATCTGAAGACGCCGCCATCCCGCGAAAAGCTGATCGAGCTCATCAAGGCCATGGGCACCTCCGCCCGCGCACTGCTGCGGGAGAAGGGCACGCCGTTTCGCGACCTCGGCCTCGATGACCCCAAATGGTCCGATGACGAACTGATCGATCAGATGCTCGCGCATCCCATCCTGATCAACCGCCCGATCGTCGCGACACCAAAGGGCACACGCCTGTGCCGGCCTTCGGAAGCGGTCATCGATCTCCTGGACGGCCCCGTCGGCCGCTTCGTGAAGGAGGATGGCGAGGTGGTCGAAGCGCGCTAG
- a CDS encoding MIP/aquaporin family protein: MDRFDLSRRLAAEALGTGILVATVVGSGIMAETLTKDMALALLCNTLPTGAILVVLITVLGPISGAHFNPAVTLVFTGKRELPVNEAALYVVAQIAGGIAGTIAAHLMFALPLLDFSTKIRTGGPQWFAEAVAAFGLVATILAGIRFQRTAVPWLVGLYITAAYWFTASTSFANPAVAIARSLTNTFSGIRPTDLPGFILAELCGAFAGMLLMNWLLGHSNARGPVPIAETTR, encoded by the coding sequence ATGGACAGGTTCGACCTTTCGCGGCGCCTCGCGGCCGAGGCACTTGGCACAGGCATTCTCGTCGCCACGGTCGTGGGCTCCGGCATCATGGCGGAAACGTTGACCAAGGACATGGCCCTTGCGCTTCTCTGCAATACGCTGCCGACCGGGGCGATCCTGGTCGTCCTGATCACCGTCCTTGGTCCGATCTCCGGCGCCCATTTCAATCCGGCGGTCACGCTCGTCTTCACCGGAAAGCGCGAACTCCCGGTGAACGAGGCTGCGCTCTACGTGGTCGCGCAGATCGCCGGCGGCATCGCGGGAACGATCGCGGCGCATCTGATGTTCGCGCTGCCTCTGCTCGATTTCTCGACCAAGATCCGAACGGGAGGGCCGCAATGGTTCGCCGAAGCCGTCGCCGCCTTCGGGCTGGTCGCGACGATCCTCGCCGGCATCCGGTTTCAGCGAACCGCGGTCCCCTGGCTGGTGGGCCTTTACATCACGGCGGCCTATTGGTTCACGGCCTCCACGTCGTTTGCCAATCCGGCGGTAGCCATTGCGAGATCGCTGACGAACACGTTTTCGGGCATTCGTCCCACGGACCTTCCCGGCTTCATCCTTGCGGAGCTCTGCGGAGCGTTCGCCGGAATGCTGCTGATGAACTGGCTGCTTGGGCATTCCAATGCGCGCGGCCCTGTTCCAATTGCGGAGACAACGCGATGA
- a CDS encoding helix-turn-helix domain-containing protein translates to MKIDDAAARLEALGNRTRLQIYRALVRAGHPGMPVGRLQDKLKIPASTLSHHIKTLVSVGLVNQVRVSTTLICHANFDAMRGLVDFLAAECCADEVGCKDTQTAA, encoded by the coding sequence ATGAAGATCGACGACGCAGCAGCACGTCTGGAGGCCCTGGGGAACCGGACACGACTCCAGATTTATCGGGCATTGGTCCGGGCGGGACACCCGGGCATGCCCGTTGGTCGCCTGCAGGACAAGCTGAAGATCCCGGCGTCGACGCTGTCGCATCACATCAAGACTTTGGTCTCTGTCGGCCTCGTCAATCAGGTCAGGGTATCGACCACCCTGATCTGCCACGCGAATTTCGACGCCATGCGGGGCCTCGTCGATTTCCTGGCGGCGGAGTGCTGCGCGGACGAAGTCGGATGCAAGGATACGCAAACGGCCGCCTGA
- a CDS encoding NAD(P)-binding domain-containing protein: protein MNAKTVAIIGAGPVGLAAAAHVLERGMSPIVLEAGPEAAHAVRQWQHVQLFSPWEYNIDKAAARLLAPTGWNSPDPRSYPTGGELIDRYLAPLATRTSLHATIRTSSRVTAISRAGFDKVKTKGRAQAPFEIRHQNGKGPEVLRADAVIDVSGTWFSPNPAGSNGLPSAGEGECSDRIAYGMPDVRSADRARYAGKTVAVLGAGHSAVGTLIDLVQLAHEVPGTKAVWLLRGADPAKAFGGGSNDKLAARGELGSTFAALVAAGKIRVETGFGVTHISEAEGRLRISAGACCGARSVVADELVVSTGFRPDLSFLSELRLRLDPAIEAPVALAPLIDPNEHSCGTVRPHGARELAHDEPGFYVAGMKSYGRAPTFLMTTGYEQVRSIVADIAGDKEAAARVELVLPETGVCTRSGVESAGAAGCCGGPAKDELSACCALDESAKRAGAAGCGCS from the coding sequence ATGAACGCCAAGACGGTAGCCATCATCGGGGCGGGGCCGGTCGGCCTCGCCGCGGCCGCGCATGTGCTCGAACGCGGCATGTCCCCCATCGTGCTCGAGGCCGGACCCGAAGCTGCGCACGCGGTTCGTCAATGGCAGCACGTCCAGCTCTTCTCGCCATGGGAATACAACATCGACAAGGCGGCCGCGCGACTGCTCGCGCCGACGGGATGGAATTCGCCGGACCCTCGATCGTATCCGACCGGCGGCGAACTGATCGACCGATATCTCGCGCCACTCGCAACGCGCACGTCGCTGCACGCGACGATCCGGACGTCGAGCCGCGTCACGGCGATCAGCCGCGCCGGCTTCGACAAGGTGAAGACGAAGGGACGGGCGCAGGCGCCCTTCGAAATTCGCCATCAGAACGGCAAGGGCCCGGAGGTGTTGCGCGCCGATGCCGTCATCGACGTGTCAGGCACGTGGTTCTCGCCCAATCCAGCCGGCAGCAATGGTTTGCCCTCGGCCGGTGAGGGCGAATGCTCCGACCGCATCGCCTATGGCATGCCGGATGTGCGGAGCGCCGATCGCGCCAGATATGCCGGCAAGACCGTTGCCGTGCTCGGCGCCGGCCACTCCGCGGTAGGCACGCTGATCGATCTCGTGCAACTCGCCCACGAAGTGCCCGGCACGAAAGCCGTCTGGCTCCTGCGCGGCGCCGATCCCGCGAAGGCCTTCGGCGGCGGCAGCAACGACAAGCTGGCCGCGCGCGGCGAGCTGGGCTCTACCTTCGCCGCGCTCGTGGCTGCCGGGAAGATCAGGGTGGAGACCGGGTTCGGTGTCACCCACATCTCGGAGGCCGAAGGCCGCCTCAGGATTTCGGCGGGCGCTTGCTGTGGTGCGCGGAGTGTGGTGGCGGACGAATTGGTCGTCTCGACCGGCTTTCGTCCCGACCTTTCGTTCCTGTCCGAGCTGCGGCTTCGGCTCGATCCCGCGATCGAGGCGCCGGTCGCGCTCGCGCCGCTGATCGATCCCAACGAACATAGCTGCGGGACGGTCCGCCCTCATGGCGCGCGCGAGCTCGCGCATGACGAGCCTGGGTTCTATGTCGCCGGCATGAAATCCTACGGTCGTGCTCCGACCTTCCTGATGACGACGGGATACGAACAGGTCCGCTCGATCGTCGCGGACATCGCGGGCGACAAGGAGGCCGCGGCACGAGTCGAGCTGGTGCTGCCGGAAACCGGCGTCTGCACGCGCAGTGGCGTGGAATCGGCCGGCGCGGCGGGTTGTTGCGGCGGCCCGGCGAAGGATGAGCTATCGGCCTGCTGTGCACTTGATGAATCAGCCAAGAGGGCAGGTGCTGCGGGGTGTGGCTGCTCATGA
- a CDS encoding PepSY domain-containing protein: MRTRTILQALLMLSLTCGASTARALTQDELVARIEAAGYTEVRDIKSTAEGTTAKAAKNGRQVRLVVDSSGQIKERN; the protein is encoded by the coding sequence ATGCGCACACGGACAATACTGCAGGCTCTCCTCATGCTCTCGCTGACGTGCGGGGCGTCGACCGCACGCGCACTGACTCAAGACGAGCTCGTCGCCAGAATCGAGGCGGCTGGTTACACGGAGGTCAGGGATATCAAGTCGACCGCAGAGGGGACCACCGCAAAGGCGGCCAAGAACGGCAGGCAAGTGCGGCTCGTTGTAGACAGCAGCGGTCAGATCAAGGAGCGGAACTGA
- a CDS encoding DUF1259 domain-containing protein, which translates to MRNTILALMAIGACFIATAQAQDVDWQKVDEALGRKPAVTGDVHRYGFPRTDLAVTLDGVTIKPALALGGWIAFKPAHGGVMAMGDLVLLEPEINPVMLKMIASGIEITAVHNHLLGASPATFYMHVAGRGDPITIATAIKNALAESKTPLSVQASTTPAPAVDLDTAQLDQIIGVKGHANGGVYQFNVPRRDPVTEQGMPLSPVGPMGVATGINFQPTGNGKAAITGDFVLTSDEVNPVIVALRSHGIAVTALHNHMLDEQPRLFFMHFWANDNAIKLANGLRAALDKTASTKS; encoded by the coding sequence ATGCGCAACACAATCTTGGCGCTGATGGCCATCGGCGCCTGCTTCATCGCCACCGCTCAGGCGCAGGATGTCGACTGGCAGAAGGTTGACGAAGCGCTGGGCAGAAAGCCTGCCGTCACCGGCGATGTGCATCGCTACGGCTTCCCGCGCACAGATTTGGCAGTGACACTCGATGGCGTGACCATCAAGCCTGCGCTGGCGCTCGGTGGCTGGATCGCCTTCAAGCCGGCCCATGGCGGCGTCATGGCGATGGGCGACCTGGTGCTGCTCGAACCGGAAATCAATCCGGTCATGCTGAAGATGATCGCGAGCGGGATCGAGATCACGGCCGTGCACAATCATCTGCTCGGCGCGAGCCCCGCGACGTTCTACATGCACGTGGCCGGGCGCGGCGATCCGATCACGATCGCGACCGCCATCAAGAACGCGCTTGCCGAAAGCAAGACACCGCTGTCCGTGCAAGCTTCGACGACGCCTGCCCCTGCCGTTGATCTCGATACCGCGCAACTCGATCAGATCATCGGCGTCAAGGGACACGCCAATGGAGGCGTCTATCAGTTCAATGTGCCGCGCCGCGATCCCGTCACCGAGCAAGGGATGCCATTGAGTCCGGTCGGGCCGATGGGCGTTGCAACAGGCATCAACTTCCAGCCGACCGGTAATGGCAAGGCGGCCATCACCGGCGATTTTGTGCTGACGAGTGACGAGGTGAACCCGGTTATCGTGGCGCTGCGATCGCACGGCATTGCCGTGACTGCGCTGCACAACCACATGCTGGATGAGCAGCCGCGCCTCTTCTTCATGCACTTCTGGGCGAACGACAACGCGATCAAGCTCGCCAACGGCCTGCGCGCGGCGCTCGACAAGACGGCCAGCACAAAGAGCTGA
- a CDS encoding DUF1254 domain-containing protein: protein MIRLLFTIIAGVVLGLIVHLVSVLALPRIATQDAYSRLTPITKLNGVSQLPLADPNTSLMPFMDPAFALAICRYDLSGGPIKLTVPVSQAYTSVSFYTRNEIAYYAINDRSAGKKVIELDLMTEAQHSELPEDEEITAADRLIIDSPTTTGLILMKALAPEPGLMQQAQATLAAATCATQAEPPAKAETPHGRR, encoded by the coding sequence ATGATCCGGCTGCTGTTCACCATCATAGCCGGCGTGGTGCTGGGCCTGATCGTCCATCTCGTCAGCGTGCTGGCGCTGCCGCGGATCGCGACGCAGGATGCCTATTCGCGCCTGACGCCGATAACGAAGCTCAATGGCGTCAGCCAGCTTCCCCTCGCCGATCCCAACACTTCGCTGATGCCGTTCATGGATCCCGCCTTTGCGCTGGCGATCTGCCGCTACGACCTCTCGGGCGGACCGATCAAGCTGACGGTGCCCGTCAGCCAGGCCTACACCTCGGTGTCGTTCTACACCCGTAACGAGATCGCCTATTACGCCATCAACGACCGCTCGGCGGGGAAGAAGGTGATCGAGCTCGACCTGATGACGGAAGCGCAGCATAGCGAGCTGCCCGAAGACGAAGAAATCACCGCCGCCGACCGCCTGATCATCGATTCCCCGACCACGACCGGCCTGATCCTGATGAAGGCGCTCGCTCCCGAGCCCGGCCTGATGCAGCAGGCGCAGGCGACGCTGGCGGCCGCGACCTGCGCGACGCAGGCCGAGCCCCCGGCCAAGGCCGAGACGCCGCACGGGCGGCGTTGA
- a CDS encoding DUF1214 domain-containing protein, whose product MRLILITVTALLLAGVVGVGATWMTTTRGTEIGALTIGAWTARPRTGTADIDPYSRATIVRNGELPIGTGDGVAFTATTDDKKKPLDGRCDVVVSGVTPPARFWTLTLYDRKGHLVANSLQRYGFTSQEIVRQSDGSFEIRIASRSRAGNWLPTGGIERYALMLRLYDTPVGVATRTQRDAPMPAISTVGCS is encoded by the coding sequence GTGCGGCTGATCCTGATCACAGTGACGGCGCTCCTTCTCGCAGGCGTGGTGGGCGTCGGCGCGACCTGGATGACGACGACGCGCGGCACCGAGATCGGCGCGCTGACCATCGGCGCCTGGACCGCGCGGCCGCGTACCGGCACCGCCGACATCGATCCCTATTCGCGCGCCACCATCGTGCGCAACGGCGAGTTGCCGATCGGCACCGGCGATGGCGTCGCCTTCACCGCCACCACTGATGACAAGAAGAAGCCGCTCGACGGCCGCTGCGACGTCGTCGTCTCCGGCGTGACGCCGCCGGCACGGTTCTGGACGCTGACGCTCTATGACCGCAAGGGCCATCTCGTCGCCAATTCGCTGCAGCGCTACGGCTTCACCAGCCAGGAGATCGTGCGCCAGTCCGACGGCTCGTTCGAGATCCGCATCGCCTCGCGCTCGCGCGCCGGCAACTGGCTGCCGACCGGCGGCATCGAGCGCTACGCCTTGATGCTGCGCCTCTACGACACCCCGGTCGGCGTGGCGACGCGGACCCAGCGCGATGCGCCGATGCCTGCGATCTCGACGGTGGGCTGCTCATGA